In one window of Syngnathus scovelli strain Florida chromosome 20, RoL_Ssco_1.2, whole genome shotgun sequence DNA:
- the erh gene encoding enhancer of rudimentary homolog — translation MSHTILLVQPTKRPEGRTYADYESVNECMEGVCKMYEEHLKRMNPNSPSITYDISQLFDFIDDLADLSCLVYRADTQTYQPYNKDWIKEKIYVLLRRQAHQAGK, via the exons ATG TCGCACACGATCCTGTTGGTTCAGCCCACCAAGAGACCCGAAGGCCGAACGTATGCTGACTACGAGTCGGTGAATGAATGCATGGAAG GCGTGTGCAAAATGTATGAAGAGCACCTCAAGAGAATGAATCCAAACAGCCCATCCATCACATACGATATAAGCCAGTTGTTTGACTTCATTGACGACTTGGCGGACCTGAGCTGTCTTGT TTACAGAGCGGACACCCAAACGTACCAGCCGTACAACAAAGACTGGATCAAGGAGAAGATTTACGTACTGCTGAGACGTCAAGCTCACCAAGCAGGGAAGTAG